A region of the Myxococcus stipitatus DSM 14675 genome:
GGTTGGGCAGGCGCAGCTCCGTCAGCAGTCCGCGTTGCTGTTGTTGGATGAGCCGCGCCCACGTCTCCTGGGCCAGCTCATGCGCCCGGTCCACCCGGACGCCTCGGGCCAGGAGCGATACCACGACGCGGCGGTGGTGGCGCGCAACCAGTGCGTCCCACGCCGCCCGGTCGCCGGCCAAGGCCTTGCGCGCCAGGGCGTCCTCGTCGGACCCCCGCTCCGCCTCTTGCGGCTCTTCGGCATCCCTCGACAGTCGAAGCGTCGTCATCCGCAGGCCCTGCACGGCTGCACTCATGCCGTCTTCCCGTCGCTCTGAATCGTAGCCGGGGTGCGGCCGCTCCCCGGTGTCCCGGTAACGTGTGTCCGTGGCGGACATATCGCCGGAGACTCCGAAGATGTGCGGAGGGGTAGGCAAGGGTCAGTTCGTTGCGGGGCTTTCGCCTGAGGCCCAGGGGAGGTTGGAGAGTCGGACCACACCCTGGCAGCGCCCACAGACGCGGTCCTGGGCATCGTAGACGCGGGCGGTGGCGAAGAGGAGGGTGAGGCCCTGGCTGTCGATTTCGGACTCCACGCGGAGGCGATCACCGGTGACGGGGCGCTCGAAGCTCATGGAGAGCTGGACGGTGGCGCAGCGCCGGGTGGGGTCCACCAGGGCGCCGCTGGTGCCGATGGCGAGGTCGAAGAGGGCGGCGAGGATGCCCCCGTTGACGGCCAGGGCGCTGCCCACGCCTCCCCGGTGCTCGGGGCGCAGTTCGGGGAGGGTGACGACGACCTTGTTGCGGCCCTCCGGGAAGGAGAGCCGGGCGCCGAAGTGACGCAGCGTGAGGCTCTGGTTGAAGAGCTCTGCGTAGCGGTCCAGGGCGGCCTGGGTGGGGCGCGTGGGAGGACCCGAGGAGGAGTCGGACATGGCGTTGCGCCCTATATAGCCGAGCGCGAAAAGCCAGGGGACCGGGCGACCGGACGGGGATGGTGGAAGGACGCCCACCCGGCGGCGAAAGACGTTAGAAGCAGAGGTTCCCTCGAGAGTCTCCCGTGAACGCCCACGAATCCGCCCTCCTCGAAGACCTGAATCCCCCCCAGCGTGAGGCCGTGCTGCACATCGGCGGTCCGCTGCTCGTCCTGTCGGGCGCCGGCAGCGGCAAGACGCGCGTCATCACCCGCCGGGTGGCGTACCTGGTGAAGGTCCACGAGGTCTTCCCGTGGCGCATCCTGGCCGTGACGTTCACCAACAAGGCCGCGAGGGAGATGCGCGAGCGCCTGGTGCAGTTGCTCGGGCGCCAGGCGAATGACCTGGTGGTGAGCACGTTCCACTCGGCGGCGGCCATGATCCTGCGCCGCGAGGCGGAGCACGTGGGGCTCACCCGCTCGTTCGTCATCTACGACGACGGGGACCAGCTCAACGTGGTGAAGCGGGCCATGCGGGAGGCGGGCCTGGAGCAGTCCATGCAGCCCCGCGACATCCTGAGCCGCATCGACCAGGAGAAGAACGCGGCGCGCCTCCCCGAGGACATGGAGGTGGAGCCCGGTGACGAGCGCGGCATGCTGGTGCGCAAGGTGTATCACGCGTACCAGGAGCGCCTGCGCGCGGCCAACGCCGTGGACTTCGGCGACCTGCTGCTCCTCCTGGTGTCGCTGTTCCGCAAGCGGCCGGAGGTGTTGGAGAACTACCGGCGCCGCTTCCACCACGTGCTGGTGGACGAGTTCCAGGACACCAACCCCGTGCAGTACGCGCTCCTGAAGCAGCTGGCCCCGCCGCCGTCGGCGAACCTCGTCGTGGTGGGCGACGACGACCAGTCCATCTACCGCTGGCGCGGCGCGGACGTGGACAACATCCTCAACTTCCCGCGCCAGTACCCCGGCGCGAAGGTGGTCAAGCTCGAGCAGAACTACCGCTCGGACCGCAACATCCTGGATGCCGCCTACGAGGTCATCCGGAAGAACACGCGCCGGATGGACAAGAAGCTGTGGTCCGACCGGCCCGCGGGCCAGACGCTGCAGCTGATGCTCAACCGCGACGAGCGGATGGAGGCGCAGGAGGTGGCGAGGCAGATTCTCGCCCTCCAGCGCGAGGGCTTCATCAAGTTCTCCAGCATGGCGGTCTTCTACCGGGTGAACGCGCAGAGCCGCGTGCTGGAAGAGGGGCTGCGGCTGGCGCGAGTCCCCTACACGCTGGTGAGCGGACGCAGCTTCTACGACCGCGCGGAAGTGCGCGACGCCTCCGCGTATCTGCGGTTGATGGTGAATCCGCGCTCGGACGCGGACCTCTTGCGCATCATCAACACGCCGGCGCGAGGCATTGGCGACACCACGGTGGAGCGGCTGACGGACCACGCCAACACCCAGGCGAAGAGCCTGTTCGAGGTGCTCTCCGAGCCCGAGCGAGTCCCCGCGCTGAACAGCACTGCGGTGAAGCGGCTGCGCACGTTCCACGGGCTGCTGAAGACGCTGCACGACTTCGCCCAGGGCACGACGGACGCGGCCAGCGCGGTGGACGAGATGCTTCGCGAGACGAAGCTCGTCGAGACGCTGGTCGCGGAAGGCAGCGACGAGTCGAACACGCGCGCGGAGAACCTTCGCGAGTTCCTGGGCGCGGCGCAGGAGTTCGACTTGAACCGCGCGGCGGCGGCGGTGGCCGCGGCGTCGCAGCCCCGTGAGGAGGTCCCCCCGGAGGTGGATGCCGCTCCGTTGTCGGCGGACACCCCGCCGCTTCAGGCCTTCCTCGAGCAGATCTCCCTGGTCGGCGACGCGGACGCCGAAGTGGGGGAGGGCCGCGTGGCGCTGATGACCCTCCACGCCGCCAAGGGCTTGGAGTTCGACGCGGTGTTCCTCACGGGCCTGGAGGACGGCGTCTTCCCGCACTCGCGAGCGCTCAAGGGGGAGGACCCGGACAACGGCGAGGAGATGGCCGAGGAGCGACGCCTCTGCTACGTGGGCTTCACGCGCGCGCGCAAGCGGCTCTTCGTGAGCCTGGCGCAGTGCCGCTCGCTGTTCGGTGAGCTGCGCTACAACCCGCCCAGCCGCTTCCTGCGGGACGTGCCTCCCGCGTTGTTCGGCATCAGCGAGCAGGACGTGCCGGAGCCTCCCCGCGCCGTGGCGACGCCGCCGCGCAAGCGCACGTGGGATGACGACGACGGGCCTCGCATCGACCGCTCCTACTCCCAGACGTCGGACATGGACTCGGTGAGCGGAGACGTGCGCGGCATGCGCGTGCGTCACGAGCAGTTCGGCGTGGGCCGCATCGTCGCCACGGATGGGACGGGACCCAACGCCAAGGTGACGGTGGAGTTCGGAGGCGCCGTGGGCCTCAAGCGCGTCATCGCCCGCTTCTTGATGCCGGGCTAGCGACGCAGGGGAAAGGGAGTCCGCACCCGAGTGAGAAAGCCAGCAGGGAACCTGCCAGATTCATGTCTGGTGCCTTTGACCACTCGGCCATCCCTCCACAGTGGCGGAGGGAGCTGGATTCGAACCAGCGAAGTTGGGGCGTGTAGGGCTTCTTCTGCCGGGTGCGGATGCGGGAAATGACGGCGTGCGCTGAAGAAGCCTGACGGCGTGGCTCGCGAAGCCCAGGCTCGAGGAGCCGTCAGGGCCGCTCTGGTGGGCGCAGCTTCCACGAGAGGATGCGCCCGTCCCTGCCCAGCACGAACACCTGGTCCCCGATGACGACGGGCTGGGAGCGCAGGGCGGTGTCCGTGCGCAGGGAGAAGGCTCGCTCCCACGTGGGCCGCTTCAGCGCTACCAGCCGCCCCTGTCGGCCTTGGGTCGGGACCAGCAGCACGTCGCCGTGGACCTCCGCGACGGCGGTGGTGAGCCGGTCGGGCAGCTCCACCCGGGCCACTTCCTGCCCGGTGGCCAGGTCGAGCCCCAGCAGCACTGGCGACTCCTCCTTGCTCGCGCCCACCCACAGCACGCCCAGCGCGGACGACGGCGGTCCGGTGAGCTCCTCCGAGAACCCCTTCTCCCACAGCGGAGTCCCGTCCTTCGCCTGAAGGGCCCAGACGCGCTGGTCCCGCGTGCTGGCGTAGAGGACGTCGCCCCGCGCCGCGAGGCCCAGCACGTTCCGGAGCTCCCGCTGCCAGGCGAGTCCTCCATCCTCCAGGGACAGGGCCCTCAGTCCCGCGTCGCCGAGCGCCACGACGAGCCGCCCTCCCGCGAGGACGGGGGAGGGGAGTCCTCGTCGGGTGTCCAGGTGGGCCTCGTCGGGCTTGGGCGGCGCAACCCTCCAGCGGACCTTTCCCGTGTCCACCGCGAGGGCTCGCACCGCTCCGTCGGGAGCCACCACGTACACGGCGGTCCCCCCCGGAGCCATCACGAGGGGGGTGAGGACGGGGGGCTCACCGGTGAGCCGCCACTGCTCCGTGCCAGTCGAGAGGGCCAGTCGCACCAAGTCCCCGGCGACGGTGCCGGCGATGACGCTGTCTCCCGCCACCACGGGCCGGGTGGCCACCTCTCTTCCCAGGGCGACCCTCCAGACGATGCCGCCGCTGGGGTCCAGGCGCACCACGGCGCCGGCCTCGTTGCCGGTGAGGACCCCGTCCGGCAGGGGCGTCAGCCCGGCCCGGGAGGAGGCATCGGTGGAGGTCCGGAAGGCCGTCTCCGCGGGCTCCCGGCATCCCACGGCCATCACCAGTGTCAGGGCGAGCGCGAGGAGGGGGGGCCTGCATGGACACGTACGGGGCGACATGGTTTGGAGGATGGCGTAAGGAAGGAGATTCGACCATGCCCACGATTCGCGACGACGAGATTCCCAACGCCACCGGCATCCCCTCCGGGGCCCGGCGGACGGACCTGGTTCCGCCTCCCACGCTGGCGGTGACCGAAGAGCTGCTCCACGCCCTTCCCAAGACGGACCTGCATTGCCACCTGGATGGCTCGATGCGGCTGAAGACCATCCTCGAGCTCGCCGAGCAGCAGAAGGTCAAGCTGCTCGCCGACACCGAGGACGGCCTCGCCAAGGCCATCCACATGGGCGAGGTCTGCAAGAGCCTGGAGGAGTACCTCGTCGCGTTCGATGTGACGCTCTCCGTGCTCCAGACGGCGGACGCCCTCTACCGCGCGGCCTATGAGCTGGCGGTGGACGCGGCGGCGGAGAACGTGCGCTGGCTGGAGGTGCGCTACTCGCCCGCGCTGCACCTGCAGAAGGGCCTGAAGATGACGACGGTCATCGACTCGGTGCTCGAGGGCCTGCGCGTCGCCAAGCGCGAGACGGGCATCAAGTGCGGCGTCATCGTCTGCGGCATCCGCCACATCAACCCGCAGACGTCCATGCGGCTGGCGGAGCTGGCGGTGGCGTACAAGAACCGGGGCGTCATCGGCTTCGACCTCGCGGGCGCCGAGGCCAGCTTCCCCGCGAAGGACCACAAGGACGCCTTCCAGCTCATCCTCAAGAACAACGTCAACTGCACCGCCCACGCGGGCGAGGCGTACGGCCCCGAGTCCATCTCCCAGGCCATCCACAACCTGGGCTCGCACCGCATCGGCCACGGCACGCGGCTGCGCGAGGACGGGGACCTGCTCAACTACGTCAACGACCACCGGATTCCGCTGGAGGTCTGCCCCACGTCCAACGTGCAGACGGGCGCGGTGTCCAGCCTCGCGGCGCACCCGCTGAAGTTCTACTTCGACTACGGCCTGCGGGTGACCATCAACACCGACAACCGCCTCATCACCGACACCACGGTGACGAAGGAGCTCTGGATCGCGCACAAGGAGCTGGGCCTGTCGCTGGATGACCTGACCACCATCATCGTCTCCGGCTTCAAGAGCGCCTTCCTCCCGTTCCGCGAGAAGCAGGACGTGCTGCACGCGGTGAACGAGGAGATCTCCAAGACGCTGGCGGCCTTCGACAAGAAGCGCCACGTGTCGGTGATGCAGCCCGGGTGATGGCGTAGCCCTCGCTTCGAGCGGCGCGGCCTCATCGGCTCCGCGCCGCTAGGTGTGCCAGGGACGCTCGCAAGGGCGTCCCGGGTGTCTTGGTCCGGAGGGTGGCGCACATGGACTTGGAGTTGAGCGGCAAGGTGGTGCTGGTGACGGGCAGCTCGGACGGGCTGGGCGCGGCGGTGGCCCGGCGGCTGGTTCGAGAAGGGGCCCGGGTCGCCCTCTGTGCCCGAGGCGCGGAGCGGCTGGAGGCGACCGCGGCGGCGCTGCGGGCCGACGGTGGCGACGTGCTCGCGATGCCGGCGGACGTGTCCAAGGCCTACGAGCTGGAGCACTTCGTGGACGCCGCGCAGGCGCGGTGGGGCAGGGTGGACGGGCTCGTGAACAACGCGGGCTCGGCGGCGGGAAAGCCCTTCGCCTCGGTGACGGACGCGGAGTGGGAAGCGGACCTGCAGCTCAAGTTGTTCGCGGCGGTGCGCGCGGCCCGCCATGTGCTGCCTCACCTGAGTGCGTCCGGCGGCGGGTCCATCGTCAACGTGCTGTCGATTCGCGCGAAGGAGCCCGGGGCGCAGTCCACGCCGTCCTCGGTGACGCGTGCGGCGGGCATGGCGCTCATGAAGGCGCTGTCGAAGGAGCTGGGGCCGCGCGATATCCGCGTGAACGCCGTGCTCGTGGGCATGATTGAGAGCGGCCAGTGGGAGAAGCGGGCTCAGAAAGCCGGCAAGCCGCTGGCGGAGCTTCAGGCGGAGCTGGCGCGCAACGCGGGTGTCCCCCTGGGGCGCATCGGCAAGCCGGAGGAGTTCGCGGACGTGGTGGCCTTCCTGTTGTCGCCTCGCGCGGGCTACATCAGCGGCACGGCCATCAACGTCGATGGTGGGTTGTCCGGCGCGGTGTAGTCCGCCGGCGAGCGCGCTGAGAAAGGCGCCCGGCGTCGTCAGGCCCGGGTGTGCCTGTCGTCCCTGCGCGTCGAGGACGGGCTTCACGCCGTCCGGCGACCGCGGCTGCTGACCCAAGGTCCACCATCTCTTCCGCCACGTCCCCCCGGGACGCTCGCATGCGAGCACCGGGGCATTCCTGAGCTGGGTCATGCAGCCGAAACTGAATCGGCTCCTG
Encoded here:
- the add gene encoding adenosine deaminase codes for the protein MPTIRDDEIPNATGIPSGARRTDLVPPPTLAVTEELLHALPKTDLHCHLDGSMRLKTILELAEQQKVKLLADTEDGLAKAIHMGEVCKSLEEYLVAFDVTLSVLQTADALYRAAYELAVDAAAENVRWLEVRYSPALHLQKGLKMTTVIDSVLEGLRVAKRETGIKCGVIVCGIRHINPQTSMRLAELAVAYKNRGVIGFDLAGAEASFPAKDHKDAFQLILKNNVNCTAHAGEAYGPESISQAIHNLGSHRIGHGTRLREDGDLLNYVNDHRIPLEVCPTSNVQTGAVSSLAAHPLKFYFDYGLRVTINTDNRLITDTTVTKELWIAHKELGLSLDDLTTIIVSGFKSAFLPFREKQDVLHAVNEEISKTLAAFDKKRHVSVMQPG
- a CDS encoding PQQ-binding-like beta-propeller repeat protein, whose protein sequence is MAVGCREPAETAFRTSTDASSRAGLTPLPDGVLTGNEAGAVVRLDPSGGIVWRVALGREVATRPVVAGDSVIAGTVAGDLVRLALSTGTEQWRLTGEPPVLTPLVMAPGGTAVYVVAPDGAVRALAVDTGKVRWRVAPPKPDEAHLDTRRGLPSPVLAGGRLVVALGDAGLRALSLEDGGLAWQRELRNVLGLAARGDVLYASTRDQRVWALQAKDGTPLWEKGFSEELTGPPSSALGVLWVGASKEESPVLLGLDLATGQEVARVELPDRLTTAVAEVHGDVLLVPTQGRQGRLVALKRPTWERAFSLRTDTALRSQPVVIGDQVFVLGRDGRILSWKLRPPERP
- a CDS encoding ATP-dependent helicase, whose protein sequence is MNAHESALLEDLNPPQREAVLHIGGPLLVLSGAGSGKTRVITRRVAYLVKVHEVFPWRILAVTFTNKAAREMRERLVQLLGRQANDLVVSTFHSAAAMILRREAEHVGLTRSFVIYDDGDQLNVVKRAMREAGLEQSMQPRDILSRIDQEKNAARLPEDMEVEPGDERGMLVRKVYHAYQERLRAANAVDFGDLLLLLVSLFRKRPEVLENYRRRFHHVLVDEFQDTNPVQYALLKQLAPPPSANLVVVGDDDQSIYRWRGADVDNILNFPRQYPGAKVVKLEQNYRSDRNILDAAYEVIRKNTRRMDKKLWSDRPAGQTLQLMLNRDERMEAQEVARQILALQREGFIKFSSMAVFYRVNAQSRVLEEGLRLARVPYTLVSGRSFYDRAEVRDASAYLRLMVNPRSDADLLRIINTPARGIGDTTVERLTDHANTQAKSLFEVLSEPERVPALNSTAVKRLRTFHGLLKTLHDFAQGTTDAASAVDEMLRETKLVETLVAEGSDESNTRAENLREFLGAAQEFDLNRAAAAVAAASQPREEVPPEVDAAPLSADTPPLQAFLEQISLVGDADAEVGEGRVALMTLHAAKGLEFDAVFLTGLEDGVFPHSRALKGEDPDNGEEMAEERRLCYVGFTRARKRLFVSLAQCRSLFGELRYNPPSRFLRDVPPALFGISEQDVPEPPRAVATPPRKRTWDDDDGPRIDRSYSQTSDMDSVSGDVRGMRVRHEQFGVGRIVATDGTGPNAKVTVEFGGAVGLKRVIARFLMPG
- a CDS encoding SDR family NAD(P)-dependent oxidoreductase, whose protein sequence is MDLELSGKVVLVTGSSDGLGAAVARRLVREGARVALCARGAERLEATAAALRADGGDVLAMPADVSKAYELEHFVDAAQARWGRVDGLVNNAGSAAGKPFASVTDAEWEADLQLKLFAAVRAARHVLPHLSASGGGSIVNVLSIRAKEPGAQSTPSSVTRAAGMALMKALSKELGPRDIRVNAVLVGMIESGQWEKRAQKAGKPLAELQAELARNAGVPLGRIGKPEEFADVVAFLLSPRAGYISGTAINVDGGLSGAV
- a CDS encoding PaaI family thioesterase, which translates into the protein MSDSSSGPPTRPTQAALDRYAELFNQSLTLRHFGARLSFPEGRNKVVVTLPELRPEHRGGVGSALAVNGGILAALFDLAIGTSGALVDPTRRCATVQLSMSFERPVTGDRLRVESEIDSQGLTLLFATARVYDAQDRVCGRCQGVVRLSNLPWASGESPATN